A part of Streptomyces sp. NBC_01235 genomic DNA contains:
- a CDS encoding Zn-dependent alcohol dehydrogenase produces the protein MRGVVFDGKRAEVVDDLEVRDPGPGEVLVAISAAGLCHSDLSVVDGTIPFPVPVVLGHEGAGVVEAVGAGVTHVVPGDHVALSTLANCGTCAECDRGRPTMCRQAIGRPQKPFARAGSPVYQFAANSAFAERTVVKAVQTVRIPKDIPLTSAALIGCGVLTGVGAVLNRARVGYGESVVVIGTGGIGLNVLQGARIAGALRIVAVDSNPAKEAAARQFGATDFLTSTKSVRDVLPTGADHVFECVGRVELIRAAIDLLDRHGQAVLLGVPAATAEASFLVSSLFLDKSILGCRYGASRPQRDVALYAELYREGRLLLDELVTQTYPVEDFEKAAADAEAGRVARGVLTF, from the coding sequence ATGCGAGGCGTGGTGTTCGACGGGAAGCGGGCGGAGGTCGTCGACGATCTGGAGGTGCGGGATCCGGGGCCGGGCGAGGTGCTGGTCGCGATCTCGGCGGCCGGGCTGTGCCACAGCGACCTGTCGGTCGTCGACGGGACGATTCCCTTCCCGGTGCCTGTCGTCCTCGGGCATGAGGGCGCGGGGGTGGTGGAGGCGGTCGGCGCGGGGGTCACGCATGTCGTTCCCGGGGACCATGTCGCGCTGTCCACGCTCGCCAACTGCGGCACCTGCGCGGAGTGCGACCGCGGCCGGCCGACCATGTGCAGGCAGGCCATCGGGCGCCCGCAGAAGCCGTTCGCGCGCGCGGGGAGCCCGGTGTACCAGTTCGCGGCCAACTCCGCGTTCGCCGAGCGGACGGTCGTCAAGGCCGTGCAGACGGTGCGGATCCCGAAGGACATCCCGCTGACGTCCGCCGCGCTGATCGGGTGCGGGGTGCTGACCGGGGTCGGGGCCGTGCTCAACCGCGCGCGGGTGGGGTACGGGGAGAGCGTCGTCGTCATCGGGACGGGCGGGATCGGGCTGAACGTGCTCCAGGGCGCGCGGATCGCGGGGGCGCTGCGGATCGTCGCGGTGGACTCCAATCCGGCGAAGGAGGCGGCGGCGCGGCAGTTCGGGGCGACCGACTTCCTCACGTCGACGAAGAGCGTGCGGGACGTGCTGCCGACGGGTGCCGATCATGTGTTCGAGTGCGTGGGGAGGGTCGAGCTGATCCGTGCGGCGATCGACCTGCTCGACCGGCACGGGCAGGCGGTGCTTCTCGGGGTGCCGGCCGCGACCGCCGAGGCGTCCTTCCTCGTCTCGTCGCTGTTCCTGGACAAGTCGATCCTGGGCTGCCGCTACGGTGCCTCGCGCCCGCAGCGGGACGTCGCCCTGTACGCCGAGCTGTACCGCGAGGGCCGGCTCCTGCTCGACGAACTCGTCACGCAGACCTACCCGGTCGAGGACTTCGAGAAGGCGGCGGCGGACGCGGAGGCGGGGCGGGTGGCGCGGGGGGTGCTGACGTTCTGA
- a CDS encoding acyl-CoA dehydrogenase family protein — translation MEFGFTAEDDEFRTQARAWLAAHAGPKGSVPDRRAWERALGAAGWIGIGWPEGGYGNRTATLTQQVAWAEEYARSGAPARSGHIGENLLAPTLLAHGTQEQKARFLPPVAAGTELWCQGYSEPGAGSDLAGVRTRAELAPDGRSYRITGQKIWTSLAHEADWCFVLARTDPESTRHRGLSFLLVPMDQPGRIEVRPIRQLTGTSEFNEVFFEGAHARVEHVVGAAGDGWRVAMSLLGFERGVSTLAQQVGFAQELGRVVRTAVETGAADDPVVRDRLVRLWAELRTMRWNALRTLGGSGGPGAPSVAKLLWAGWHQRLGEVAVRVRGAAAGVGPVDWSPSSPYELDDAQHLFLFSRADTIYGGSDQIQRTIIAERVLGLPRQPKGQRDRGAA, via the coding sequence GTGGAGTTTGGATTCACAGCCGAGGACGACGAGTTCCGTACGCAAGCGCGTGCCTGGCTTGCGGCGCATGCTGGACCGAAGGGGAGCGTTCCCGATCGCCGTGCCTGGGAACGTGCCCTCGGGGCCGCCGGCTGGATCGGGATCGGGTGGCCGGAAGGGGGGTACGGGAACCGGACCGCCACGCTCACCCAGCAGGTCGCCTGGGCCGAGGAGTACGCGCGGTCGGGGGCGCCGGCGCGGTCCGGGCACATCGGTGAGAATCTGCTCGCACCCACTCTTCTCGCGCATGGCACGCAGGAGCAGAAGGCCCGGTTCCTGCCGCCGGTCGCCGCCGGGACCGAGCTCTGGTGTCAGGGGTACAGCGAGCCGGGCGCCGGATCCGACCTGGCCGGGGTGCGTACCCGAGCCGAACTCGCCCCCGACGGGCGGTCGTACCGGATCACCGGGCAGAAGATCTGGACCTCTCTCGCGCATGAGGCCGACTGGTGCTTCGTGCTGGCGCGGACCGATCCGGAGTCGACGCGGCATCGCGGGCTGAGCTTCCTCCTCGTCCCCATGGACCAGCCGGGACGGATCGAGGTGCGGCCCATCCGGCAGTTGACCGGCACCAGCGAGTTCAACGAGGTCTTCTTCGAGGGGGCGCACGCGCGCGTGGAGCATGTCGTGGGCGCGGCGGGCGACGGCTGGCGGGTCGCGATGAGTCTCCTCGGATTCGAACGCGGGGTGTCGACCCTCGCCCAGCAGGTCGGCTTCGCACAGGAGTTGGGGCGGGTGGTGCGTACGGCCGTCGAGACGGGGGCGGCCGACGACCCCGTCGTACGCGATCGGCTGGTGCGGTTGTGGGCCGAGCTGCGCACCATGCGGTGGAACGCGTTGCGGACGCTGGGGGGATCCGGCGGTCCTGGCGCGCCGAGCGTGGCCAAGCTGCTGTGGGCGGGCTGGCATCAGCGGCTGGGGGAGGTGGCGGTGCGGGTGCGGGGCGCGGCGGCGGGCGTCGGACCGGTGGACTGGTCGCCGTCCTCGCCGTACGAACTCGACGACGCGCAGCACCTGTTCCTGTTCTCCCGGGCCGACACGATCTACGGCGGCTCGGACCAGATCCAGCGCACGATCATCGCCGAGCGCGTGCTCGGCCTGCCCAGGCAGCCCAAGGGACAACGGGATAGGGGAGCGGCGTGA
- a CDS encoding SDR family NAD(P)-dependent oxidoreductase, producing the protein MGNFLAGKVVAITGAGRGIGRAVALAAAAEGARVVVNDYGVGVDGAAPTSEVAEAVVKEIVAAGGEAVAVADDISTMAGGQRLVDVAVASYGRLDGVVCVAGILRERMLFNMSEEEWDPVVATHLKGTFTVFRAASALMRGQRSGTLIGFTSGNHQGSVSQANYSAAKGGIISLVRSAALGLHRYGVTANAVAPVARTRMSAGVPMELAEIGEPEDVAAFVVYLLSDRAREAGVTGQVYTVAGPKIAVWAQPRELRSAYACGGWTPETIAESLPGSVGVDPMPMLARLEEMARAAREGNRPNAQ; encoded by the coding sequence GTGGGGAACTTCTTGGCCGGCAAGGTCGTCGCCATCACGGGAGCAGGGCGGGGCATCGGACGGGCGGTGGCGCTCGCGGCGGCGGCGGAGGGCGCGCGGGTCGTCGTCAACGACTACGGCGTGGGTGTGGACGGGGCCGCGCCCACCAGCGAGGTCGCCGAGGCCGTCGTCAAGGAGATCGTGGCGGCGGGCGGAGAGGCCGTCGCCGTCGCCGACGACATCTCCACCATGGCGGGCGGTCAGCGGCTCGTCGACGTGGCCGTGGCCTCGTACGGAAGGCTCGACGGGGTCGTGTGCGTGGCCGGGATCCTGCGTGAGCGGATGCTGTTCAACATGTCCGAGGAGGAGTGGGACCCGGTCGTCGCCACTCATCTGAAGGGCACGTTCACCGTGTTCCGGGCGGCGTCGGCGCTGATGCGCGGACAGCGCTCCGGCACGCTCATCGGCTTCACCAGCGGCAACCACCAGGGCTCGGTGTCCCAGGCCAACTACAGCGCGGCCAAGGGCGGGATCATCTCGCTCGTGCGGAGCGCCGCGCTGGGCCTGCACCGGTATGGGGTGACCGCGAACGCGGTCGCGCCGGTCGCTCGTACGCGGATGTCCGCCGGCGTGCCCATGGAGTTGGCGGAGATCGGGGAGCCGGAGGACGTGGCCGCGTTCGTGGTGTACCTGCTGTCGGATCGGGCTCGCGAGGCGGGGGTGACCGGGCAGGTGTACACCGTGGCGGGGCCGAAGATCGCGGTGTGGGCGCAGCCGCGGGAACTGCGTTCGGCGTATGCCTGCGGCGGTTGGACGCCGGAAACCATCGCGGAGTCCCTGCCCGGGTCGGTGGGGGTGGATCCGATGCCGATGCTTGCGCGGTTGGAGGAGATGGCGCGGGCGGCGCGGGAAGGCAACCGGCCGAACGCCCAATAG
- a CDS encoding cyclase family protein: protein MTLPVEFHDIAKRVNNWGRWGADDEIGTLNLVTDEVVRAAVAEVRTGRRVPLALPLREDGVQTGLIPGRVNPLHAMVQINQEIFGPGTVACSDDAVTMGLQAGTHWDALTHVSHSGKVYNGRPAACVTAHGGAEFSGIDKARHVVSRGVLLDVARARGVDRLAGGHAVTPEDLEAAEELAGTRVRAGDIVLVRTGQVQVYLAGDKHGYGFPSPGLSVRTPEWFHARDVAAVANDTLTFEIFPPEIDDLWLPVHALDLVEMGMLQGQNWNLEELSTACGQEGRYAFLLSAMPEPFVGGTGTPVAPVAVL from the coding sequence ATGACACTGCCGGTCGAGTTCCACGACATCGCCAAGCGCGTCAACAACTGGGGGCGCTGGGGGGCGGACGACGAGATCGGCACGCTGAACCTCGTCACCGACGAGGTCGTCCGCGCGGCCGTCGCCGAGGTCCGCACCGGCCGCCGCGTCCCGCTCGCGCTCCCCCTGCGGGAGGACGGCGTGCAGACCGGGCTGATCCCGGGCCGGGTCAACCCGCTGCACGCCATGGTGCAGATCAACCAGGAGATCTTCGGCCCCGGCACGGTGGCGTGCAGCGACGACGCCGTGACGATGGGCCTTCAGGCAGGCACCCACTGGGACGCGCTGACCCACGTCTCGCACTCGGGGAAGGTCTACAACGGCCGTCCGGCCGCCTGCGTCACCGCGCACGGCGGGGCCGAGTTCAGCGGCATCGACAAGGCGCGGCACGTCGTCTCGCGCGGGGTGCTGCTGGACGTGGCACGCGCGCGTGGCGTCGATCGACTGGCGGGCGGGCACGCGGTCACGCCCGAGGACCTGGAGGCGGCCGAGGAACTGGCCGGTACGCGCGTGCGTGCCGGCGACATCGTGCTCGTAAGGACCGGGCAGGTCCAGGTCTATCTGGCCGGCGACAAGCACGGGTACGGCTTCCCCTCGCCCGGACTGTCGGTCCGCACCCCGGAGTGGTTCCACGCGCGCGATGTGGCCGCCGTCGCCAACGACACCCTGACCTTCGAGATCTTCCCGCCCGAGATCGACGACCTGTGGCTGCCCGTGCACGCGCTCGACCTCGTGGAGATGGGGATGCTCCAGGGACAGAACTGGAATCTCGAAGAGTTGTCCACAGCCTGTGGACAAGAGGGCCGCTACGCGTTCCTGCTGTCGGCGATGCCCGAGCCGTTCGTCGGCGGAACGGGAACCCCGGTGGCCCCCGTCGCCGTTCTCTGA